The Stieleria sp. JC731 genome has a segment encoding these proteins:
- a CDS encoding amino acid permease, protein MKGESKANAFSTFGGVFTPCVLTILGVIMFLRFGYVVGQAGLFATLVIVLGSKLITTLTTLSLSAIATNTRVEGGGAYFLISRSLGPEFGGAIGLVFFAAQALSVAMYAIGFTEALVLLLPEGTSPTLIATLTNVAVTACVWVGAGWTIKIQFVILACVVVSLVSFFLGTTAHFDPNLLATNWSTGFTADESFWTIFALFFPAVTGIMAGANMSGDLEDPAKSIPRGTLAAVVVTMIVYGAMAIFLAGSVGRDSLIGNNMIVGEIAAFPTLITLGVFAATLSSALGSMMGAPRILQSLAKDRVFTSLTPFGEARDGEPRKAILATALIAQVGIVAADLNTIAPLITMAFLVTYGLLNLATFYESITNNPSYRPQFRYCNWLTSLCGAVGCAVVMLLIDWRWAIVASCLVGALHQYLSRANLDTDWGDINSGLLFERTRRNLLKLEDSLYHPKNWRPFVLALSGTGFSRPHLVVFGSWLTRETGMMLLGQVIAGGFEHRSERLANQESILHSLIKEQQLVAFPGVVIASDYTAGVQALVQCQGLGRVRPNVVLMGCPLSNDRMKVFCRLLRNLEGLDRSVVVLRQTEEPESEAVAPTGTVDVWWRGRVNGELMVLLAHLMLSHDAWRGRQLRLLRVVQSESGIDEVKSHLERLLRAARISGKTKVVVSDNAATAIQTTSRDAAFVYLGLATPQESDDDEFLQRIETLVGDLPRVAFVRSAGGMKLES, encoded by the coding sequence GTGAAGGGTGAATCAAAAGCAAACGCTTTCTCAACGTTCGGCGGGGTCTTCACGCCGTGTGTGTTGACGATTCTTGGCGTGATCATGTTTCTGCGGTTCGGCTATGTGGTCGGCCAAGCAGGCTTGTTCGCGACGTTGGTGATCGTTCTCGGAAGTAAACTCATTACTACGTTGACGACGTTGTCGTTGTCAGCGATCGCGACCAACACGCGAGTCGAAGGTGGTGGCGCTTACTTTCTGATCAGTCGCAGTTTGGGTCCAGAGTTTGGTGGCGCGATTGGGCTGGTCTTCTTCGCCGCACAGGCTCTTTCTGTCGCGATGTATGCAATCGGGTTCACCGAAGCACTTGTATTGTTATTGCCCGAAGGGACTTCGCCAACGCTGATTGCGACGCTGACCAATGTCGCCGTCACCGCATGTGTCTGGGTGGGCGCAGGCTGGACAATCAAAATCCAATTTGTGATTTTGGCTTGCGTTGTCGTTTCGTTAGTCTCGTTTTTCTTAGGGACGACGGCGCACTTTGACCCAAACCTGTTGGCGACGAATTGGTCGACGGGATTCACCGCAGACGAATCCTTCTGGACGATCTTTGCTCTCTTCTTCCCCGCGGTGACGGGGATCATGGCGGGGGCGAATATGTCAGGTGACTTGGAGGATCCGGCCAAATCGATTCCACGCGGAACTTTGGCTGCCGTTGTTGTCACCATGATTGTCTACGGCGCGATGGCAATCTTCCTTGCCGGCAGTGTGGGACGCGACTCGTTGATCGGCAACAACATGATCGTCGGCGAGATCGCAGCGTTTCCCACGCTGATCACCTTGGGCGTTTTTGCGGCGACGTTGTCGTCCGCACTTGGCAGCATGATGGGGGCGCCGCGAATCTTGCAGTCGCTGGCAAAGGACCGTGTGTTTACGTCGCTGACGCCATTTGGTGAAGCTCGTGATGGAGAGCCGCGTAAAGCAATATTGGCGACCGCGCTGATCGCCCAGGTCGGTATCGTCGCGGCCGACCTGAACACGATCGCGCCACTGATCACGATGGCGTTCTTGGTGACTTATGGGTTGTTGAATCTGGCGACGTTTTATGAATCAATCACCAATAACCCCAGCTACCGTCCTCAGTTTCGCTACTGCAACTGGTTGACCTCATTGTGTGGCGCGGTCGGATGTGCGGTGGTGATGTTGTTGATCGACTGGCGATGGGCAATCGTCGCTAGTTGCTTAGTCGGCGCGCTGCATCAATATCTGTCTCGTGCAAACCTAGACACCGATTGGGGTGACATTAACAGTGGACTGTTGTTTGAACGCACGCGGCGCAACCTGCTAAAGCTTGAAGACAGCCTTTATCACCCCAAAAACTGGCGGCCCTTTGTACTTGCACTCAGCGGCACCGGTTTCAGTCGTCCGCATTTGGTCGTGTTCGGAAGTTGGCTTACACGTGAAACCGGCATGATGCTGTTGGGCCAAGTCATCGCAGGTGGATTTGAACACCGAAGCGAGCGACTGGCCAACCAAGAATCGATTTTGCACTCGCTGATCAAGGAACAGCAGCTTGTCGCTTTTCCTGGTGTCGTCATCGCGAGTGACTATACAGCCGGGGTACAGGCTCTAGTTCAGTGCCAGGGGCTCGGCCGGGTTCGTCCGAATGTCGTCTTGATGGGATGCCCGCTGTCGAACGATCGGATGAAGGTGTTTTGCCGTCTGCTTCGAAACTTAGAGGGGCTCGACCGAAGCGTTGTCGTTCTCCGTCAGACCGAGGAACCGGAATCGGAAGCCGTCGCACCGACGGGCACCGTCGACGTTTGGTGGCGGGGACGCGTGAACGGTGAATTGATGGTCTTGCTGGCCCACCTGATGCTTTCACATGACGCATGGCGGGGGCGCCAACTGCGGTTGTTAAGGGTGGTACAGTCTGAATCGGGAATTGACGAGGTAAAATCCCATCTGGAGCGTTTGTTACGGGCGGCCAGGATTAGCGGAAAAACTAAAGTAGTTGTGTCGGACAATGCGGCGACCGCGATCCAAACAACCAGCCGCGACGCGGCGTTTGTGTACCTGGGTCTGGCGACCCCCCAGGAATCCGACGATGATGAATTTTTGCAGCGAATCGAAACGTTGGTTGGTGATCTCCCACGAGTCGCGTTCGTTCGAAGTGCCGGCGGAATGAAGCTCGAAAGCTAA
- a CDS encoding serine/threonine protein kinase → MTNSVFKQSAIKSGLVTDSQIAKVVQKVQTDDDSIVAATLVKSGLITEYQAQQLHAGRTKLTLGPYLITDWIGQGGMGQVFKAVHNVMGRECAVKVLPLEKSTALSRDSFAREIRLQAGLDCPYVVRAFDAGQDGNVHYLVTEFIPGTDLRKLVRRGGALSMSHAALVVSQAARGLQYAHDIGLIHRDVKPGNILVTPDGRAKVSDIGLATWSMGLDDDPRAGKIVGTADYLSPEQIRNPRSIGPVSDIYSLGCTLYYTVTGKVPFPGGDSKSKCKRHCEQTPWHPRKFAPDLSEDFVDTIADMMEKDPTRRISSAAEVAERLEAWCTTSFEVDRPIERRAWTAPPIGIESQEDEGADSDGPPPQADDALSKFPALGSSAAPASDSQIPPLLDQPIDPAMARHRRKPFPIGFVAGLLVGIVIGGITALLSVREYFAQ, encoded by the coding sequence ATGACCAACAGCGTGTTCAAACAGTCTGCGATCAAGAGCGGTTTGGTAACTGATTCGCAAATCGCCAAAGTTGTCCAGAAGGTGCAAACCGACGATGACTCGATCGTCGCCGCGACATTGGTGAAAAGCGGACTGATCACCGAATACCAGGCTCAGCAACTGCACGCCGGACGCACTAAGCTGACTTTGGGGCCCTACCTGATTACGGATTGGATCGGGCAAGGCGGAATGGGGCAGGTCTTCAAAGCAGTTCACAACGTGATGGGGCGAGAATGCGCTGTCAAAGTTTTGCCGTTGGAAAAGTCGACCGCTTTGTCGCGAGATTCTTTCGCCCGTGAAATCCGTTTGCAAGCCGGATTGGATTGTCCCTATGTCGTGCGTGCGTTTGATGCCGGACAAGATGGCAACGTGCATTATTTGGTTACCGAATTCATCCCGGGCACCGATTTGCGAAAACTGGTTCGGCGTGGTGGTGCACTAAGCATGAGTCATGCGGCGCTGGTTGTTTCACAAGCCGCGCGAGGGTTGCAGTACGCTCACGACATCGGATTGATTCATCGCGACGTCAAACCGGGCAACATTTTGGTGACGCCTGATGGTCGTGCAAAGGTCTCCGACATCGGGTTGGCTACATGGAGTATGGGGCTGGACGATGACCCTCGTGCCGGAAAGATCGTTGGAACCGCCGACTATCTTTCGCCGGAACAGATCCGAAATCCACGGTCGATCGGTCCGGTCAGTGATATCTATTCGCTCGGCTGTACCTTGTACTACACGGTGACGGGAAAGGTGCCTTTTCCGGGTGGTGATTCGAAAAGTAAGTGCAAGCGACACTGTGAACAAACGCCTTGGCACCCTCGCAAATTCGCTCCAGACCTGTCTGAAGATTTCGTCGATACGATCGCAGATATGATGGAGAAGGATCCGACTCGGCGGATCTCATCAGCTGCCGAAGTGGCTGAGCGATTGGAGGCTTGGTGCACGACGTCCTTTGAAGTCGATCGCCCAATCGAAAGGCGTGCATGGACGGCGCCCCCGATTGGCATTGAATCACAGGAGGACGAAGGCGCCGATAGCGACGGCCCGCCTCCGCAGGCAGATGATGCGCTATCAAAGTTTCCGGCGCTGGGCTCGTCGGCAGCCCCGGCATCGGACAGCCAGATTCCACCGCTTTTGGATCAGCCGATTGATCCGGCAATGGCACGACATCGCCGCAAACCATTTCCCATCGGTTTCGTCGCCGGGCTGTTGGTCGGGATCGTTATCGGGGGCATCACCGCATTGCTAAGCGTGCGTGAGTACTTTGCCCAGTAA
- the floA gene encoding flotillin-like protein FloA (flotillin-like protein involved in membrane lipid rafts): MVIGFILVLVLIFANYFGLWIQSFLTGAGVGIGDLIGMTFRKVNARSIVRSRIMCVQAGLDDPAMTSDALEAHYLAGGNVQQVIRAVIAAKKAKTISLTFREAAAIDLAGRDVLESVKTSVYPKVIDCPPRGAVKPSLDAVAKDGIQLKVRARVTVRANLQQLIGGATEETIIARVGEGIVSAIGSAQSHAAVLENPDVISKAVLAKRLDSQTAFEIVSIDIADIDVGANIGARLMADQAEADTQVARARAEGKRASAVAEEKEMEAKIEESRAELVMAQAAVPQAMSEAFRTGKLHILDYYKLQNVNADTEMRKAIANTGQSRNSNQIKRT, translated from the coding sequence ATGGTGATCGGCTTCATCTTGGTGCTGGTGTTGATTTTCGCCAACTATTTCGGCCTATGGATTCAGTCGTTTCTGACCGGTGCCGGGGTCGGTATTGGCGACCTGATCGGAATGACATTTCGCAAAGTCAATGCTCGATCGATCGTGCGAAGCCGAATCATGTGTGTCCAAGCGGGCCTGGATGATCCGGCGATGACAAGTGACGCTTTAGAAGCTCACTACTTGGCTGGCGGAAACGTGCAACAAGTGATCCGCGCTGTGATCGCGGCAAAGAAAGCCAAGACAATTTCGCTGACATTTCGCGAAGCCGCTGCGATTGACTTGGCTGGCCGAGACGTTTTGGAATCGGTCAAAACGAGCGTCTATCCGAAAGTCATCGATTGCCCCCCACGCGGCGCTGTGAAACCGTCACTGGACGCCGTCGCGAAAGATGGCATCCAGTTGAAAGTTCGCGCTCGCGTGACCGTGCGTGCCAACCTGCAGCAGCTGATCGGCGGTGCGACCGAAGAGACGATTATTGCCCGCGTCGGTGAAGGTATCGTTAGCGCGATCGGTAGCGCCCAGAGCCATGCCGCGGTGCTCGAAAATCCCGATGTGATCAGCAAGGCGGTGTTGGCAAAACGCCTCGATTCACAAACCGCGTTTGAAATCGTGTCAATCGATATCGCGGACATTGATGTGGGAGCCAACATCGGTGCCCGACTGATGGCTGACCAAGCCGAAGCCGACACCCAAGTCGCACGTGCCCGCGCAGAAGGAAAGCGTGCTTCGGCCGTTGCTGAAGAAAAGGAAATGGAAGCCAAGATCGAAGAAAGCCGAGCCGAACTGGTCATGGCTCAGGCAGCGGTTCCACAAGCGATGAGTGAAGCATTTCGAACTGGCAAGTTGCATATCTTGGACTATTACAAATTGCAAAACGTCAACGCCGATACAGAAATGCGAAAGGCCATCGCCAACACCGGCCAATCACGAAACAGCAACCAGATCAAACGAACTTAG
- a CDS encoding NfeD family protein, translated as MQLLYAFGLLGLYFILLIGEFFLPTGGTLGIGAAITAIASIMIAFTHGPISGIVVTTCVCVSTPVLLYFAVRIWPQTPIGKIILNRTPGQIDLPTESLTRKGEKRKDLVGKIGIAKSNLLPAGLIVIDGQRLDAVSQGVPIDAGTEVIVISAIAGKLKVRPITDADQVDRPSERSVDQISNVTQEFGQNDQISVQAIETEQDSAKLPQSSLETFDFSDFQDDPNQSN; from the coding sequence GTGCAACTGCTATATGCGTTTGGATTACTAGGGCTGTACTTCATTCTTCTAATCGGCGAGTTCTTTTTGCCGACCGGTGGAACGCTTGGAATCGGTGCCGCAATTACCGCAATCGCATCGATCATGATCGCTTTTACGCACGGCCCTATCAGCGGAATCGTGGTGACGACATGCGTGTGCGTTTCCACCCCGGTACTGCTGTACTTTGCCGTGCGCATCTGGCCACAAACGCCGATTGGAAAAATCATTCTCAATCGCACTCCTGGGCAGATCGACCTGCCGACGGAAAGCCTGACTCGCAAAGGCGAAAAACGCAAAGACTTGGTTGGCAAGATTGGGATCGCCAAATCGAATTTACTTCCGGCCGGACTGATCGTGATCGACGGCCAGCGATTGGATGCGGTTTCACAAGGCGTTCCCATCGATGCGGGAACCGAGGTCATCGTGATCAGCGCGATCGCTGGGAAACTGAAAGTCCGGCCGATCACGGATGCAGATCAAGTTGATAGACCAAGTGAACGCTCGGTGGATCAGATCAGCAACGTCACTCAGGAATTCGGGCAAAATGACCAGATCAGCGTTCAGGCAATCGAAACCGAACAAGACTCGGCCAAGCTTCCACAAAGCTCTCTAGAGACATTTGACTTCAGTGACTTTCAAGACGATCCAAACCAATCGAACTAG
- a CDS encoding NfeD family protein, with translation MDKTTRYLSFLLPLGLWICLCPQASFSDEARRGYLVDVPVPLDSQSTISLIGTLERLVESAPKDGRLDVVLRYTSESTGGEATSFEDALKLARAMTGNRLRSLRLVSWVEGSVTGHSILPILASDSLLVSASGKLTDASSGESDYDETIKLTYVSVAAKRSVFPEPVVNALIDPEVELAKLNTVDGEQSFAAGSEIVKLRETDQVVGEEIWSAPGAATTISADQLRSARIAAGLVADSQDVCDVLDLAELIPAEGDSSTGEIKGVHLEIAGSVSHNRVRRWQSNLTASLENGVNSWLVSIDSVGGDLDQSAILASMFGIPESPLRSVPGFVVREARADSALIAVSCKPLYIKPDATLGGKGSDVVSIIDIDNHSQLIDQIARSTKRPAGLIRGLLCPELEIFQFTNKKTGQIKYCSQDDLVAGVEDPQLERDRWEKGERIDFSEGINADRAIELGLAEAKSESLQDAAVRAGFSSIPAPVSDRGVIRFVERLGRNKGLMMILMMVGFVALSAEMNAPGIGVPGFFAMVCFGLFFWMNYLAGTAEWLELVLLIMGLGCIGLEIFVIPGFGIFGIGGMIMTIASIVLMSQTFVLPKNSFQLAVLTRGLWAAIVGLLGMVGGFVLMRQLFPHVPLFRHLIMESPDTVAIHEAEKIADYAWLIGQQGTSTTPLRPSGKAQFGDQIIQVVSDGSMIDKGSTVTVVDVQGTRVVVEG, from the coding sequence GTGGACAAAACGACGCGCTATTTATCATTCCTACTGCCGCTAGGGCTGTGGATCTGTCTCTGTCCTCAGGCCTCCTTTTCAGATGAAGCTCGGCGTGGGTACTTGGTCGATGTACCGGTTCCTTTGGATAGCCAGTCCACAATCTCGCTGATCGGGACACTCGAACGCTTGGTCGAGTCTGCACCGAAAGATGGCAGGCTTGATGTTGTGCTTCGGTACACTTCCGAATCCACTGGAGGTGAAGCGACGTCGTTTGAAGATGCCCTAAAGCTTGCTCGTGCGATGACCGGCAACCGACTCCGCTCATTGAGGCTCGTCTCTTGGGTCGAAGGTTCGGTGACAGGGCATTCGATCCTTCCCATCCTGGCCTCCGATTCGCTGCTGGTTTCAGCATCCGGAAAGCTCACCGATGCCTCTAGTGGAGAGAGCGACTATGACGAGACAATCAAACTGACTTACGTCTCTGTCGCGGCCAAACGCAGCGTCTTTCCAGAGCCGGTTGTCAACGCATTGATCGATCCCGAAGTCGAGCTTGCCAAGCTAAATACTGTCGATGGTGAGCAGTCATTCGCCGCTGGCAGCGAAATTGTGAAACTGCGTGAAACCGATCAAGTCGTTGGCGAAGAGATCTGGAGTGCCCCCGGCGCCGCGACGACGATTTCAGCTGATCAATTGCGTTCGGCGAGAATCGCCGCCGGCTTGGTAGCCGATTCCCAAGACGTTTGCGACGTCTTGGACCTTGCCGAATTGATTCCCGCCGAAGGCGATTCGTCGACCGGTGAAATCAAAGGCGTTCATTTGGAGATCGCCGGATCGGTTTCACACAACCGCGTCAGAAGGTGGCAAAGCAATTTAACTGCATCGCTTGAAAACGGTGTCAACTCCTGGCTGGTTTCGATCGACTCTGTCGGCGGTGACTTGGACCAAAGTGCGATTTTGGCAAGCATGTTTGGAATCCCCGAATCACCACTGCGCAGCGTCCCTGGATTCGTCGTTCGTGAAGCACGCGCCGATAGTGCGTTGATTGCCGTTTCCTGCAAACCGCTTTACATCAAGCCCGACGCAACCTTGGGTGGCAAAGGCTCTGACGTTGTCTCGATCATTGACATCGATAATCACAGCCAGCTGATCGACCAAATTGCTCGATCGACGAAACGTCCCGCTGGCCTGATACGAGGTCTACTTTGCCCCGAGCTGGAGATTTTTCAGTTCACAAACAAGAAAACCGGCCAAATCAAATATTGCAGTCAGGACGATTTAGTCGCCGGAGTGGAAGACCCACAACTGGAGAGAGACCGCTGGGAAAAAGGCGAACGGATTGACTTCAGCGAAGGGATCAACGCCGACCGTGCAATCGAACTCGGATTGGCCGAAGCTAAAAGCGAGTCGCTCCAAGACGCTGCGGTACGCGCTGGTTTTTCTTCGATTCCTGCTCCCGTTTCTGATCGCGGAGTGATCCGATTCGTCGAACGTTTGGGACGCAACAAAGGGTTGATGATGATCCTGATGATGGTCGGATTCGTTGCCTTGAGCGCCGAGATGAACGCCCCCGGAATCGGTGTCCCTGGCTTCTTCGCGATGGTCTGCTTCGGTCTATTTTTCTGGATGAATTACTTAGCCGGTACCGCCGAGTGGCTGGAGCTTGTGTTGCTGATCATGGGGCTGGGCTGCATCGGGCTAGAGATCTTTGTCATTCCGGGCTTTGGGATCTTTGGCATTGGTGGAATGATCATGACGATCGCCTCTATTGTCTTGATGAGCCAAACCTTTGTGCTACCGAAAAACTCTTTTCAGTTGGCAGTCCTGACACGCGGGCTGTGGGCAGCGATCGTTGGCCTGCTCGGGATGGTCGGTGGTTTCGTCTTGATGCGTCAGCTGTTCCCACACGTACCGCTTTTCCGTCACTTGATCATGGAATCGCCGGACACGGTCGCGATTCATGAAGCCGAAAAGATTGCTGACTACGCCTGGTTGATAGGTCAGCAAGGCACGTCGACAACACCGCTACGTCCCAGTGGAAAAGCTCAGTTCGGTGATCAAATCATCCAAGTGGTCAGCGACGGATCGATGATTGATAAAGGCAGCACTGTCACGGTGGTTGATGTTCAGGGCACTCGCGTTGTGGTCGAGGGTTAA
- a CDS encoding ParB/RepB/Spo0J family partition protein, whose protein sequence is MTSSSAGTKDRRLGKGLAALLGSPLDDEGNPIPESSGDGNGSSGVKPLMLQVDQIEANPFQPRREFNPDEIASLAESIRSHQQLQPILVRIVDGKYQLISGERRLRATIHAGLKEIRAEVREADDRLVAELAIIENLQRKDLNPIEKAMSFKRYIDEHRCKQDDLARRLSIDRSTIANLMRLLELPKDVLDLLQDGKITAGHARALLPIGDDQVQLTTAHKIMEERISVRATESLVAEMLREEEDRETGRKIVNATRQKRSTLSPHLEAMQQEFRMVFGTKVEIKSSARGKGRITIHFSDNEEFERLRSMLTNESRPSLRVAG, encoded by the coding sequence GTGACTAGTTCATCAGCCGGAACAAAGGATCGTCGTTTAGGAAAAGGCTTGGCCGCATTATTGGGCAGCCCACTGGATGATGAAGGCAACCCAATCCCCGAATCGTCCGGCGACGGCAATGGTTCTTCGGGTGTAAAGCCACTGATGCTGCAAGTTGACCAGATCGAGGCCAACCCGTTTCAGCCACGACGCGAATTCAATCCAGATGAAATCGCTTCGCTTGCCGAAAGCATTCGCAGCCATCAGCAACTGCAACCGATCTTGGTCCGCATCGTGGACGGCAAGTATCAGCTGATCAGTGGCGAACGGCGTCTTCGAGCGACAATCCACGCCGGATTGAAAGAAATCCGTGCCGAGGTACGCGAGGCAGATGACCGATTGGTTGCCGAATTGGCGATCATCGAGAACTTGCAACGAAAAGACCTCAACCCAATTGAAAAAGCGATGTCCTTCAAGCGGTACATCGACGAACACCGCTGCAAACAAGACGACCTCGCGCGGCGTCTCAGTATTGACCGAAGCACGATTGCAAACCTGATGCGTCTTTTGGAACTGCCCAAAGACGTGCTGGATCTGTTGCAAGACGGTAAGATCACGGCCGGGCATGCCCGAGCATTGCTGCCCATCGGCGATGACCAAGTGCAGTTAACGACCGCCCACAAGATCATGGAAGAACGCATCAGTGTTCGTGCGACCGAATCGCTTGTCGCAGAAATGCTACGCGAAGAAGAGGATCGTGAGACGGGACGAAAGATTGTCAACGCCACGCGGCAAAAGCGAAGCACCCTCTCGCCACACCTCGAAGCGATGCAACAAGAATTCCGAATGGTCTTCGGTACCAAAGTGGAAATCAAAAGCAGCGCCCGTGGAAAAGGACGCATCACGATTCATTTCAGCGATAACGAAGAGTTTGAACGTCTACGTTCGATGCTGACCAACGAATCTCGCCCGAGTCTGCGAGTTGCGGGTTAG
- a CDS encoding ParA family protein, with the protein MGRILCVVNQKGGVGKTTTAVNLASALALANQSCLLLDMDPQCNATSSLGCEPTTGHALVSDASIDGAIVETKQSKLSLLPGSRTFQDVDLLATADDQQADRVRKHLDSVIEQYDFVLIDCPPSVGELTQSALVASTEVLIPIQCEYFAMEGLTQLIQTIKRVIVATKGRLTFGGILLTMYDPALELTREVDQEVREFFGDIVFESVVPRDVSLSEAPSHGKSVFQYAPRSRGAYAYTQLCMEVLQRD; encoded by the coding sequence GTGGGCCGAATCTTGTGCGTCGTCAACCAGAAAGGCGGTGTGGGCAAGACCACCACGGCTGTAAATCTGGCTTCGGCACTGGCTTTGGCCAACCAGTCCTGCTTGCTGCTCGATATGGACCCTCAATGCAATGCGACCAGCTCGCTGGGATGTGAACCCACAACGGGACACGCCCTCGTTAGCGACGCTTCGATCGATGGGGCCATCGTCGAAACCAAACAATCCAAACTCAGCCTGCTGCCCGGCAGCCGTACTTTTCAAGATGTTGACCTACTCGCGACTGCAGATGACCAGCAGGCGGACCGAGTTCGCAAACATCTCGACAGCGTCATCGAGCAATATGATTTTGTTCTGATTGATTGTCCGCCCAGCGTGGGTGAATTGACGCAGTCGGCACTGGTCGCCAGCACCGAAGTACTGATTCCGATTCAGTGCGAGTACTTCGCGATGGAAGGCCTGACACAACTAATCCAAACCATTAAACGGGTCATCGTCGCCACCAAGGGCAGACTGACCTTTGGTGGGATCCTACTGACCATGTATGATCCCGCCCTCGAACTGACTCGCGAAGTAGACCAGGAAGTCCGCGAGTTTTTCGGTGATATCGTCTTCGAATCCGTCGTGCCACGGGACGTTTCGCTAAGCGAAGCACCTAGTCACGGCAAAAGTGTTTTTCAATATGCACCACGCTCCCGAGGTGCATACGCCTATACGCAGTTGTGCATGGAGGTACTGCAGCGTGACTAG
- the ahcY gene encoding adenosylhomocysteinase — MSQADTERLPYRVKDIKLAEFGRKEINLAENEMPGLMALRAKYGKEKPLAGARIAGCLHMTIQTAVLIETLVELGAEVTWSSCNIFSTQDHAAAAIAAAGIPVYAWKGMTEEEFDWCIEQTLTFPSGEKLNMILDDGGDLTAMVHDRFPELLEEIHGISEETTAGIHRLEVLNRTGKLAVPAINVNDSATKSKFDNLYGCRESLADGVKRATDVMLAGKVAVVCGYGDVGKGCAHSLQRYGCRVIVTEIDPINALQAAMEGFEVTTMENACKEGNLFVTTTGNKDIILGEHMKEMPEDAICCNIGHFDTEIDVAWLESEVEQGRATKDEIKPADIGAVDRYTFADSGRSVLILAKGRLVNLGCATGHPSFVMSTSFTNQVLAQMELWGNRDNDTYVKKVYMLPKQLDEEVARLHLDKLGAKLTKLSQEQADYLGVPVEGPYKPDHYRY, encoded by the coding sequence GTGTCGCAAGCCGATACCGAACGATTGCCGTACCGAGTCAAAGACATCAAGCTGGCCGAATTTGGCCGCAAAGAGATCAACTTGGCTGAAAACGAAATGCCAGGTCTGATGGCACTTCGCGCTAAGTACGGCAAGGAAAAACCGCTGGCTGGTGCTCGCATCGCTGGCTGTTTGCACATGACCATTCAAACCGCGGTTCTGATCGAAACGCTGGTTGAATTGGGCGCCGAGGTCACTTGGAGTAGCTGCAACATCTTCAGCACTCAAGATCACGCCGCGGCCGCAATCGCCGCAGCTGGCATTCCCGTCTACGCCTGGAAAGGCATGACGGAAGAAGAGTTCGATTGGTGCATCGAGCAAACCCTGACGTTCCCTTCCGGCGAAAAGCTGAACATGATCTTGGACGACGGTGGTGACTTGACCGCCATGGTTCACGATCGGTTCCCAGAACTGCTAGAAGAGATCCACGGGATCAGCGAAGAAACCACCGCCGGTATTCACCGTCTCGAAGTTCTCAACCGAACGGGCAAGCTGGCTGTTCCCGCGATCAACGTCAACGATAGCGCAACCAAAAGCAAGTTCGATAACTTGTACGGTTGCCGGGAGTCTTTGGCTGACGGTGTCAAGCGAGCGACCGACGTCATGCTCGCTGGCAAAGTTGCCGTGGTCTGCGGCTATGGCGATGTCGGCAAAGGCTGTGCACACAGCCTGCAACGATATGGGTGCCGCGTGATCGTTACCGAAATCGATCCCATCAACGCTCTGCAAGCCGCGATGGAAGGTTTCGAAGTCACGACGATGGAAAACGCCTGCAAAGAAGGCAATCTATTCGTCACCACGACTGGCAACAAAGACATCATCCTCGGCGAGCACATGAAAGAAATGCCTGAGGATGCGATCTGCTGCAACATCGGGCACTTTGACACCGAAATCGACGTCGCATGGTTGGAAAGCGAAGTCGAGCAAGGACGCGCGACCAAGGATGAAATCAAGCCTGCCGATATCGGTGCGGTCGATCGCTACACCTTCGCCGATTCTGGCCGTAGCGTCCTCATCCTGGCCAAAGGCCGCCTCGTAAACCTCGGTTGCGCCACCGGCCACCCAAGCTTTGTGATGAGCACCTCGTTCACCAACCAAGTCTTGGCTCAGATGGAGCTGTGGGGCAATCGTGACAACGACACGTACGTCAAAAAAGTCTACATGCTGCCCAAGCAGCTTGACGAAGAAGTCGCTCGTTTGCACCTCGATAAGCTCGGCGCAAAACTGACCAAGCTGTCGCAAGAACAAGCGGACTACCTGGGCGTCCCAGTCGAAGGCCCCTACAAGCCTGACCATTACCGATACTAG